The following coding sequences are from one Oncorhynchus kisutch isolate 150728-3 linkage group LG23, Okis_V2, whole genome shotgun sequence window:
- the nadk2 gene encoding NAD kinase 2, mitochondrial isoform X2: protein MTYRGFINFLCLGNRAVTILNRSSGRLHIQMGIRNIASQAESGFNPAKVAVVTKMTRYEFEQQRYRFSELSEEDLKQLLALKGSSYLGLLERHNIHTRNVEHIVESLQKEGMEVRVVKRGQYDEETVRWADAIISAGGDGTMLLVASKVFNKDQPVLGVNTDPERSEGHLCLPVRYTHAFPEALQKLRRGQFRWQWRQRIRLHLEGTGINPTPVDLHEQQLSLEQHNQAHRITLMEAQSSEACSLSKPYLLPVRGLNEIFIGESLSSRVKYKSFKPHLTLSLHRASYYEISVDDGPWEKQKSSGLSICTGTGSKAWSYNINKLVEQAVGEVLRIGNAQMGLDIPLSQELIEKVTDEYNKSLVFGPEEGRMIFSIREPIVNRVFSSSRQRGFANRVCVRSRCWDACMVVDGGTSFEFNDGAIATITMNEEDQLRTVLLEN, encoded by the exons ATGACTTACCGAGGCTTTATAAACTTTTTGTGCCTTGGGAATCGAGCTGTCACTATTTTAAATAGGAGCTCAGGTCGCCTCCACATCCAGATGGGGATACGAAATATTGCATCACAGGCTGAAAGTGGTTTCAACCCTGCGAAAGTTGCTGTGGTGACAAAGATGACAAGATATGAATTCGAGCAGCAAAGATATCGCTTTTCAGAGCTCTCAGAAGAGGACTTAAAACAGCTG CTTGCATTGAAGGGCTCCAGTTACCTTGGGCTGCTGGAGAGACACAACATCCATACCCGCAATGTGGAACACATTGTGGAGAGTCTACA GAAAGAGGGGATGGAGGTGCGTGTGGTGAAGAGAGGGCAATATGATGAAGAAACAGTGCGATGGGCAGATGCTATTATCTCTGCAGGGG GGGATGGAACTATGCTACTTGTCGCCAGTAAGGTTTTCAATAAAGACCAACCCGTTCTTGGGGTTAACACTGACCCTGAAAG GTCAGAGGGACACCTGTGCCTGCCTGTGCGTTACACACATGCCTTCCCTGAGGCACTACAAAAACTCCGCCGTGGTCAGTTCAG GTGGCAGTGGCGGCAGAGGATCCGTCTACACCTGGAGGGCACAGGGATCAACCCCACCCCAGTGGACCTACATGAACAGCAGCTCAGTCTGGAGCAACACAACCAGGCCCACCGCATCACCCTCATGGAGGCCCAGAGCA GCGAGGCTTGCAGCTTATCCAAGCCCTACCTACTCCCTGTCAGAGGACTGAATGAGATCTTCATTGGGgaatctctctcctccag GGTGAAGTATAAATCCTTCAAACCTCATCTCACCCTCTCGCTCCATAGGGCTTCCTACTATGAGATCTCTGTGGACGATGGACCGTGGGAGAAGCAGAAGAGCTCTGGCCTTAGCATCTGCACTGGGACTGGATCTAAAGCCTG GTCTTACAATATTAACAAACTGGTTGAACAGGCTGTGGGAGAGGTCTTAAGAATAG GAAATGCACAAATGGGTCTTGATATTCCACTGAGTCAGGAATTGATTGAAAAGG TGACTGATGAATACAACAAGTCTCTGGTGTTTGGTCCGGAGGAAGGCAGAATGATCTTCAGCATCAGAGAGCCAATCGTCAACAGAGTATTCTCCAGCAGTCGCCAAAGAGGCTTTGCCAACAG GGTGTGTGTGCGCTCGCGGTGCTGGGACGCGTGCATGGTGGTGGACGGCGGAACTTCTTTTGAGTTCAACGACGGTGCCATAGCAACAATCACCATGAACGAGGAGGACCAGCTCCGGACTGTTCTCCTTGAAAACTGA
- the nadk2 gene encoding NAD kinase 2, mitochondrial isoform X3, translating into MTYRGFINFLCLGNRAVTILNRSSGRLHIQMGIRNIASQAESGFNPAKVAVVTKMTRYEFEQQRYRFSELSEEDLKQLLALKGSSYLGLLERHNIHTRNVEHIVESLQKEGMEVRVVKRGQYDEETVRWADAIISAGGDGTMLLVASKVFNKDQPVLGVNTDPERSEGHLCLPVRYTHAFPEALQKLRRGQFRWQWRQRIRLHLEGTGINPTPVDLHEQQLSLEQHNQAHRITLMEAQSSTAPRPPMCEACSLSKPYLLPVRGLNEIFIGESLSSRASYYEISVDDGPWEKQKSSGLSICTGTGSKAWSYNINKLVEQAVGEVLRIGNAQMGLDIPLSQELIEKVTDEYNKSLVFGPEEGRMIFSIREPIVNRVFSSSRQRGFANRVCVRSRCWDACMVVDGGTSFEFNDGAIATITMNEEDQLRTVLLEN; encoded by the exons ATGACTTACCGAGGCTTTATAAACTTTTTGTGCCTTGGGAATCGAGCTGTCACTATTTTAAATAGGAGCTCAGGTCGCCTCCACATCCAGATGGGGATACGAAATATTGCATCACAGGCTGAAAGTGGTTTCAACCCTGCGAAAGTTGCTGTGGTGACAAAGATGACAAGATATGAATTCGAGCAGCAAAGATATCGCTTTTCAGAGCTCTCAGAAGAGGACTTAAAACAGCTG CTTGCATTGAAGGGCTCCAGTTACCTTGGGCTGCTGGAGAGACACAACATCCATACCCGCAATGTGGAACACATTGTGGAGAGTCTACA GAAAGAGGGGATGGAGGTGCGTGTGGTGAAGAGAGGGCAATATGATGAAGAAACAGTGCGATGGGCAGATGCTATTATCTCTGCAGGGG GGGATGGAACTATGCTACTTGTCGCCAGTAAGGTTTTCAATAAAGACCAACCCGTTCTTGGGGTTAACACTGACCCTGAAAG GTCAGAGGGACACCTGTGCCTGCCTGTGCGTTACACACATGCCTTCCCTGAGGCACTACAAAAACTCCGCCGTGGTCAGTTCAG GTGGCAGTGGCGGCAGAGGATCCGTCTACACCTGGAGGGCACAGGGATCAACCCCACCCCAGTGGACCTACATGAACAGCAGCTCAGTCTGGAGCAACACAACCAGGCCCACCGCATCACCCTCATGGAGGCCCAGAGCAGTACGGCCCCTCGGCCTCCTATGT GCGAGGCTTGCAGCTTATCCAAGCCCTACCTACTCCCTGTCAGAGGACTGAATGAGATCTTCATTGGGgaatctctctcctccag GGCTTCCTACTATGAGATCTCTGTGGACGATGGACCGTGGGAGAAGCAGAAGAGCTCTGGCCTTAGCATCTGCACTGGGACTGGATCTAAAGCCTG GTCTTACAATATTAACAAACTGGTTGAACAGGCTGTGGGAGAGGTCTTAAGAATAG GAAATGCACAAATGGGTCTTGATATTCCACTGAGTCAGGAATTGATTGAAAAGG TGACTGATGAATACAACAAGTCTCTGGTGTTTGGTCCGGAGGAAGGCAGAATGATCTTCAGCATCAGAGAGCCAATCGTCAACAGAGTATTCTCCAGCAGTCGCCAAAGAGGCTTTGCCAACAG GGTGTGTGTGCGCTCGCGGTGCTGGGACGCGTGCATGGTGGTGGACGGCGGAACTTCTTTTGAGTTCAACGACGGTGCCATAGCAACAATCACCATGAACGAGGAGGACCAGCTCCGGACTGTTCTCCTTGAAAACTGA
- the nadk2 gene encoding NAD kinase 2, mitochondrial isoform X1, whose translation MTYRGFINFLCLGNRAVTILNRSSGRLHIQMGIRNIASQAESGFNPAKVAVVTKMTRYEFEQQRYRFSELSEEDLKQLLALKGSSYLGLLERHNIHTRNVEHIVESLQKEGMEVRVVKRGQYDEETVRWADAIISAGGDGTMLLVASKVFNKDQPVLGVNTDPERSEGHLCLPVRYTHAFPEALQKLRRGQFRWQWRQRIRLHLEGTGINPTPVDLHEQQLSLEQHNQAHRITLMEAQSSTAPRPPMCEACSLSKPYLLPVRGLNEIFIGESLSSRVKYKSFKPHLTLSLHRASYYEISVDDGPWEKQKSSGLSICTGTGSKAWSYNINKLVEQAVGEVLRIGNAQMGLDIPLSQELIEKVTDEYNKSLVFGPEEGRMIFSIREPIVNRVFSSSRQRGFANRVCVRSRCWDACMVVDGGTSFEFNDGAIATITMNEEDQLRTVLLEN comes from the exons ATGACTTACCGAGGCTTTATAAACTTTTTGTGCCTTGGGAATCGAGCTGTCACTATTTTAAATAGGAGCTCAGGTCGCCTCCACATCCAGATGGGGATACGAAATATTGCATCACAGGCTGAAAGTGGTTTCAACCCTGCGAAAGTTGCTGTGGTGACAAAGATGACAAGATATGAATTCGAGCAGCAAAGATATCGCTTTTCAGAGCTCTCAGAAGAGGACTTAAAACAGCTG CTTGCATTGAAGGGCTCCAGTTACCTTGGGCTGCTGGAGAGACACAACATCCATACCCGCAATGTGGAACACATTGTGGAGAGTCTACA GAAAGAGGGGATGGAGGTGCGTGTGGTGAAGAGAGGGCAATATGATGAAGAAACAGTGCGATGGGCAGATGCTATTATCTCTGCAGGGG GGGATGGAACTATGCTACTTGTCGCCAGTAAGGTTTTCAATAAAGACCAACCCGTTCTTGGGGTTAACACTGACCCTGAAAG GTCAGAGGGACACCTGTGCCTGCCTGTGCGTTACACACATGCCTTCCCTGAGGCACTACAAAAACTCCGCCGTGGTCAGTTCAG GTGGCAGTGGCGGCAGAGGATCCGTCTACACCTGGAGGGCACAGGGATCAACCCCACCCCAGTGGACCTACATGAACAGCAGCTCAGTCTGGAGCAACACAACCAGGCCCACCGCATCACCCTCATGGAGGCCCAGAGCAGTACGGCCCCTCGGCCTCCTATGT GCGAGGCTTGCAGCTTATCCAAGCCCTACCTACTCCCTGTCAGAGGACTGAATGAGATCTTCATTGGGgaatctctctcctccag GGTGAAGTATAAATCCTTCAAACCTCATCTCACCCTCTCGCTCCATAGGGCTTCCTACTATGAGATCTCTGTGGACGATGGACCGTGGGAGAAGCAGAAGAGCTCTGGCCTTAGCATCTGCACTGGGACTGGATCTAAAGCCTG GTCTTACAATATTAACAAACTGGTTGAACAGGCTGTGGGAGAGGTCTTAAGAATAG GAAATGCACAAATGGGTCTTGATATTCCACTGAGTCAGGAATTGATTGAAAAGG TGACTGATGAATACAACAAGTCTCTGGTGTTTGGTCCGGAGGAAGGCAGAATGATCTTCAGCATCAGAGAGCCAATCGTCAACAGAGTATTCTCCAGCAGTCGCCAAAGAGGCTTTGCCAACAG GGTGTGTGTGCGCTCGCGGTGCTGGGACGCGTGCATGGTGGTGGACGGCGGAACTTCTTTTGAGTTCAACGACGGTGCCATAGCAACAATCACCATGAACGAGGAGGACCAGCTCCGGACTGTTCTCCTTGAAAACTGA
- the nadk2 gene encoding NAD kinase 2, mitochondrial isoform X5: protein MGIRNIASQAESGFNPAKVAVVTKMTRYEFEQQRYRFSELSEEDLKQLLALKGSSYLGLLERHNIHTRNVEHIVESLQKEGMEVRVVKRGQYDEETVRWADAIISAGGDGTMLLVASKVFNKDQPVLGVNTDPERSEGHLCLPVRYTHAFPEALQKLRRGQFRWQWRQRIRLHLEGTGINPTPVDLHEQQLSLEQHNQAHRITLMEAQSSTAPRPPMCEACSLSKPYLLPVRGLNEIFIGESLSSRVKYKSFKPHLTLSLHRASYYEISVDDGPWEKQKSSGLSICTGTGSKAWSYNINKLVEQAVGEVLRIGNAQMGLDIPLSQELIEKVTDEYNKSLVFGPEEGRMIFSIREPIVNRVFSSSRQRGFANRVCVRSRCWDACMVVDGGTSFEFNDGAIATITMNEEDQLRTVLLEN from the exons ATGGGGATACGAAATATTGCATCACAGGCTGAAAGTGGTTTCAACCCTGCGAAAGTTGCTGTGGTGACAAAGATGACAAGATATGAATTCGAGCAGCAAAGATATCGCTTTTCAGAGCTCTCAGAAGAGGACTTAAAACAGCTG CTTGCATTGAAGGGCTCCAGTTACCTTGGGCTGCTGGAGAGACACAACATCCATACCCGCAATGTGGAACACATTGTGGAGAGTCTACA GAAAGAGGGGATGGAGGTGCGTGTGGTGAAGAGAGGGCAATATGATGAAGAAACAGTGCGATGGGCAGATGCTATTATCTCTGCAGGGG GGGATGGAACTATGCTACTTGTCGCCAGTAAGGTTTTCAATAAAGACCAACCCGTTCTTGGGGTTAACACTGACCCTGAAAG GTCAGAGGGACACCTGTGCCTGCCTGTGCGTTACACACATGCCTTCCCTGAGGCACTACAAAAACTCCGCCGTGGTCAGTTCAG GTGGCAGTGGCGGCAGAGGATCCGTCTACACCTGGAGGGCACAGGGATCAACCCCACCCCAGTGGACCTACATGAACAGCAGCTCAGTCTGGAGCAACACAACCAGGCCCACCGCATCACCCTCATGGAGGCCCAGAGCAGTACGGCCCCTCGGCCTCCTATGT GCGAGGCTTGCAGCTTATCCAAGCCCTACCTACTCCCTGTCAGAGGACTGAATGAGATCTTCATTGGGgaatctctctcctccag GGTGAAGTATAAATCCTTCAAACCTCATCTCACCCTCTCGCTCCATAGGGCTTCCTACTATGAGATCTCTGTGGACGATGGACCGTGGGAGAAGCAGAAGAGCTCTGGCCTTAGCATCTGCACTGGGACTGGATCTAAAGCCTG GTCTTACAATATTAACAAACTGGTTGAACAGGCTGTGGGAGAGGTCTTAAGAATAG GAAATGCACAAATGGGTCTTGATATTCCACTGAGTCAGGAATTGATTGAAAAGG TGACTGATGAATACAACAAGTCTCTGGTGTTTGGTCCGGAGGAAGGCAGAATGATCTTCAGCATCAGAGAGCCAATCGTCAACAGAGTATTCTCCAGCAGTCGCCAAAGAGGCTTTGCCAACAG GGTGTGTGTGCGCTCGCGGTGCTGGGACGCGTGCATGGTGGTGGACGGCGGAACTTCTTTTGAGTTCAACGACGGTGCCATAGCAACAATCACCATGAACGAGGAGGACCAGCTCCGGACTGTTCTCCTTGAAAACTGA
- the nadk2 gene encoding NAD kinase 2, mitochondrial isoform X4 yields MTYRGFINFLCLGNRAVTILNRSSGRLHIQMGIRNIASQAESGFNPAKVAVVTKMTRYEFEQQRYRFSELSEEDLKQLLALKGSSYLGLLERHNIHTRNVEHIVESLQKEGMEVRVVKRGQYDEETVRWADAIISAGGDGTMLLVASKVFNKDQPVLGVNTDPERSEGHLCLPVRYTHAFPEALQKLRRGQFRWQWRQRIRLHLEGTGINPTPVDLHEQQLSLEQHNQAHRITLMEAQSSEACSLSKPYLLPVRGLNEIFIGESLSSRASYYEISVDDGPWEKQKSSGLSICTGTGSKAWSYNINKLVEQAVGEVLRIGNAQMGLDIPLSQELIEKVTDEYNKSLVFGPEEGRMIFSIREPIVNRVFSSSRQRGFANRVCVRSRCWDACMVVDGGTSFEFNDGAIATITMNEEDQLRTVLLEN; encoded by the exons ATGACTTACCGAGGCTTTATAAACTTTTTGTGCCTTGGGAATCGAGCTGTCACTATTTTAAATAGGAGCTCAGGTCGCCTCCACATCCAGATGGGGATACGAAATATTGCATCACAGGCTGAAAGTGGTTTCAACCCTGCGAAAGTTGCTGTGGTGACAAAGATGACAAGATATGAATTCGAGCAGCAAAGATATCGCTTTTCAGAGCTCTCAGAAGAGGACTTAAAACAGCTG CTTGCATTGAAGGGCTCCAGTTACCTTGGGCTGCTGGAGAGACACAACATCCATACCCGCAATGTGGAACACATTGTGGAGAGTCTACA GAAAGAGGGGATGGAGGTGCGTGTGGTGAAGAGAGGGCAATATGATGAAGAAACAGTGCGATGGGCAGATGCTATTATCTCTGCAGGGG GGGATGGAACTATGCTACTTGTCGCCAGTAAGGTTTTCAATAAAGACCAACCCGTTCTTGGGGTTAACACTGACCCTGAAAG GTCAGAGGGACACCTGTGCCTGCCTGTGCGTTACACACATGCCTTCCCTGAGGCACTACAAAAACTCCGCCGTGGTCAGTTCAG GTGGCAGTGGCGGCAGAGGATCCGTCTACACCTGGAGGGCACAGGGATCAACCCCACCCCAGTGGACCTACATGAACAGCAGCTCAGTCTGGAGCAACACAACCAGGCCCACCGCATCACCCTCATGGAGGCCCAGAGCA GCGAGGCTTGCAGCTTATCCAAGCCCTACCTACTCCCTGTCAGAGGACTGAATGAGATCTTCATTGGGgaatctctctcctccag GGCTTCCTACTATGAGATCTCTGTGGACGATGGACCGTGGGAGAAGCAGAAGAGCTCTGGCCTTAGCATCTGCACTGGGACTGGATCTAAAGCCTG GTCTTACAATATTAACAAACTGGTTGAACAGGCTGTGGGAGAGGTCTTAAGAATAG GAAATGCACAAATGGGTCTTGATATTCCACTGAGTCAGGAATTGATTGAAAAGG TGACTGATGAATACAACAAGTCTCTGGTGTTTGGTCCGGAGGAAGGCAGAATGATCTTCAGCATCAGAGAGCCAATCGTCAACAGAGTATTCTCCAGCAGTCGCCAAAGAGGCTTTGCCAACAG GGTGTGTGTGCGCTCGCGGTGCTGGGACGCGTGCATGGTGGTGGACGGCGGAACTTCTTTTGAGTTCAACGACGGTGCCATAGCAACAATCACCATGAACGAGGAGGACCAGCTCCGGACTGTTCTCCTTGAAAACTGA
- the nadk2 gene encoding NAD kinase 2, mitochondrial isoform X6, whose protein sequence is MGIRNIASQAESGFNPAKVAVVTKMTRYEFEQQRYRFSELSEEDLKQLLALKGSSYLGLLERHNIHTRNVEHIVESLQKEGMEVRVVKRGQYDEETVRWADAIISAGGDGTMLLVASKVFNKDQPVLGVNTDPERSEGHLCLPVRYTHAFPEALQKLRRGQFRWQWRQRIRLHLEGTGINPTPVDLHEQQLSLEQHNQAHRITLMEAQSSEACSLSKPYLLPVRGLNEIFIGESLSSRASYYEISVDDGPWEKQKSSGLSICTGTGSKAWSYNINKLVEQAVGEVLRIGNAQMGLDIPLSQELIEKVTDEYNKSLVFGPEEGRMIFSIREPIVNRVFSSSRQRGFANRVCVRSRCWDACMVVDGGTSFEFNDGAIATITMNEEDQLRTVLLEN, encoded by the exons ATGGGGATACGAAATATTGCATCACAGGCTGAAAGTGGTTTCAACCCTGCGAAAGTTGCTGTGGTGACAAAGATGACAAGATATGAATTCGAGCAGCAAAGATATCGCTTTTCAGAGCTCTCAGAAGAGGACTTAAAACAGCTG CTTGCATTGAAGGGCTCCAGTTACCTTGGGCTGCTGGAGAGACACAACATCCATACCCGCAATGTGGAACACATTGTGGAGAGTCTACA GAAAGAGGGGATGGAGGTGCGTGTGGTGAAGAGAGGGCAATATGATGAAGAAACAGTGCGATGGGCAGATGCTATTATCTCTGCAGGGG GGGATGGAACTATGCTACTTGTCGCCAGTAAGGTTTTCAATAAAGACCAACCCGTTCTTGGGGTTAACACTGACCCTGAAAG GTCAGAGGGACACCTGTGCCTGCCTGTGCGTTACACACATGCCTTCCCTGAGGCACTACAAAAACTCCGCCGTGGTCAGTTCAG GTGGCAGTGGCGGCAGAGGATCCGTCTACACCTGGAGGGCACAGGGATCAACCCCACCCCAGTGGACCTACATGAACAGCAGCTCAGTCTGGAGCAACACAACCAGGCCCACCGCATCACCCTCATGGAGGCCCAGAGCA GCGAGGCTTGCAGCTTATCCAAGCCCTACCTACTCCCTGTCAGAGGACTGAATGAGATCTTCATTGGGgaatctctctcctccag GGCTTCCTACTATGAGATCTCTGTGGACGATGGACCGTGGGAGAAGCAGAAGAGCTCTGGCCTTAGCATCTGCACTGGGACTGGATCTAAAGCCTG GTCTTACAATATTAACAAACTGGTTGAACAGGCTGTGGGAGAGGTCTTAAGAATAG GAAATGCACAAATGGGTCTTGATATTCCACTGAGTCAGGAATTGATTGAAAAGG TGACTGATGAATACAACAAGTCTCTGGTGTTTGGTCCGGAGGAAGGCAGAATGATCTTCAGCATCAGAGAGCCAATCGTCAACAGAGTATTCTCCAGCAGTCGCCAAAGAGGCTTTGCCAACAG GGTGTGTGTGCGCTCGCGGTGCTGGGACGCGTGCATGGTGGTGGACGGCGGAACTTCTTTTGAGTTCAACGACGGTGCCATAGCAACAATCACCATGAACGAGGAGGACCAGCTCCGGACTGTTCTCCTTGAAAACTGA